In Gossypium raimondii isolate GPD5lz chromosome 12, ASM2569854v1, whole genome shotgun sequence, a single window of DNA contains:
- the LOC105764759 gene encoding protein-L-isoaspartate O-methyltransferase 1 isoform X1, whose translation MMNLSSTMKAYGCRYCVSPLKHLLHTTNHHLRFRPRSPPLFSSSFNNLKLPNFNLLLTYNSLFFTTEHLWGRSGMNTNKKMVEHLQQYGVISSEKVARVMETIDRALFVPDRTPAYADCPQEIGYNATISAPHMHATCLQLLEEKLQPGMHALDVGSGTGYLTACFAMMVGPQGRAIGVEHIPELVASSINNIEKSAAAPLLKKGSLSMHVGDGREGWPECAPYDAIHVGAAAPEMPQALLDQLKPGGRMVIPVGNIFQDLKVVDKNPDGSISIRSESSVRYVPLTSRDAQLQS comes from the exons atgatgaatCTATCATCCACAATGAAGGCATATGGATGCCGCTATTGCGTGTCACCATTAAAGCATCTCTTACACACCACTAATCACCATCTCCGTTTTCGACCACGCTCTCCTCCCTTATTCTCTTCTTCATTTAACAATCTTAAGCTCCCTAACTTTAATCTTCTTCTCACTTATAACTCTCTCTTCTTCACCACGGAG CACTTGTGGGGTCGAAGTGGGATGAACACTAACAAGAAAATGGTGGAGCATTTGCAGCAGTATGGGGTGATTTCATCCGAGAAAGTTGCTCGAGTAATGGAGACTATCGATAGGGCGTTATTTGTACCAGATAGGACCCCAGCTTATGCTGACTGTCCGCAGGAAATAGGTTACAATGCTACCATTTCTGCACCTCATATGCATGCTACCTGCCTTCAATTATTGGAGGAAAAATTGCAGCCTGGCATGCATGCTTTAGATGTTGGCTCAG GAACTGGCTACTTGACTGCTTGCTTTGCAATGATGGTTGGACCACAGGGCCGAGCCATCGGTGTTGAACACATTCCCGAACTGGTTGCTTCTTCCATAAACAATATTGAAAAATCTGCGGCGGCTCCATTGTTGAAAAAAGGCTCTCTTTCGATGCATGTCGGCG ATGGAAGGGAAGGTTGGCCAGAATGTGCACCCTATGATGCTATACATGTCGGGGCAGCAGCACCGGAAATGCCTCAGGCACTCCTCGATCAATTAAAGCCCGGTGGCAGGATGGTGATTCCTGTAGGAAATATATTCCAAGATTTGAAAGTAGTTGACAAAAATCCGGATGGCTCGATTAGCATCCGAAGCGAGAGTTCTGTCCGGTATGTTCCTTTGACGAGTCGTGATGCTCAGTTGCAGAGTTAA
- the LOC105764759 gene encoding protein-L-isoaspartate O-methyltransferase 1 isoform X2, with protein sequence MMNLSSTMKAYGCRYCVSPLKHLLHTTNHHLRFRPRSPPLFSSSFNNLKLPNFNLLLTYNSLFFTTEHLWGRSGMNTNKKMVEHLQQYGVISSEKVARVMETIDRALFVPDRTPAYADCPQEIGTGYLTACFAMMVGPQGRAIGVEHIPELVASSINNIEKSAAAPLLKKGSLSMHVGDGREGWPECAPYDAIHVGAAAPEMPQALLDQLKPGGRMVIPVGNIFQDLKVVDKNPDGSISIRSESSVRYVPLTSRDAQLQS encoded by the exons atgatgaatCTATCATCCACAATGAAGGCATATGGATGCCGCTATTGCGTGTCACCATTAAAGCATCTCTTACACACCACTAATCACCATCTCCGTTTTCGACCACGCTCTCCTCCCTTATTCTCTTCTTCATTTAACAATCTTAAGCTCCCTAACTTTAATCTTCTTCTCACTTATAACTCTCTCTTCTTCACCACGGAG CACTTGTGGGGTCGAAGTGGGATGAACACTAACAAGAAAATGGTGGAGCATTTGCAGCAGTATGGGGTGATTTCATCCGAGAAAGTTGCTCGAGTAATGGAGACTATCGATAGGGCGTTATTTGTACCAGATAGGACCCCAGCTTATGCTGACTGTCCGCAGGAAATAG GAACTGGCTACTTGACTGCTTGCTTTGCAATGATGGTTGGACCACAGGGCCGAGCCATCGGTGTTGAACACATTCCCGAACTGGTTGCTTCTTCCATAAACAATATTGAAAAATCTGCGGCGGCTCCATTGTTGAAAAAAGGCTCTCTTTCGATGCATGTCGGCG ATGGAAGGGAAGGTTGGCCAGAATGTGCACCCTATGATGCTATACATGTCGGGGCAGCAGCACCGGAAATGCCTCAGGCACTCCTCGATCAATTAAAGCCCGGTGGCAGGATGGTGATTCCTGTAGGAAATATATTCCAAGATTTGAAAGTAGTTGACAAAAATCCGGATGGCTCGATTAGCATCCGAAGCGAGAGTTCTGTCCGGTATGTTCCTTTGACGAGTCGTGATGCTCAGTTGCAGAGTTAA